Proteins co-encoded in one Pocillopora verrucosa isolate sample1 chromosome 1, ASM3666991v2, whole genome shotgun sequence genomic window:
- the LOC131786080 gene encoding UPF0547 protein C16orf87 homolog, with amino-acid sequence MVLQRCLACNLLITGSSKSCVCGHVFEDTSRHIGGKRYSEYRAMLYSRLEFKRQKREARESKKAKAYQQEPSMKHKEQKAVTTKKSHFKPARRRTIRKRNSAKGKIGRTSSSIVKQHPVKSTEVPKELLSRFPVALKEINRRLLGQNMVWIALCS; translated from the exons ATGGTTCTTCAACGGTGTCTTGCTTGTAATTTATTG ATAACTGGATCATCAAAATCATGCGTGTGTGGTCACGTCTTTGAGGACACGTCTCGTCACATTGGAGGAAAACGATATTCAG AATACCGAGCCATGTTGTATTCTCGACTGGAATTTAAGAGACAGAAAAGAGAAGCCAGGGAAAGCAAAAAGGCGAAGGCATATCAACAGGAACCATCAATGAAACACAAG GAACAAAAGGCTGTAACAACGAAAAAATCCCACTTTAAACCTGCAAGGCGACgaacaataagaaaaagaaattcagcgAAAGGGAAAATTGGAAGGACATCATCATCGATAGTGAAACAACATCCGGTCAAGAGCACGGAAGTTCCAAAAGAACTGTTGTCAAGATTTCCTGTTGCTCTCAAAGAAATAAACCGAAGACTTCTGGGACAAAATATGGTATGGATAGCATTGTGCAGTTGA